The proteins below are encoded in one region of Thermodesulforhabdaceae bacterium:
- a CDS encoding DnaJ family domain-containing protein: MSNFFMIFEKIAEERIREAMERGEFDNLSCKGKPVELENDSHIPPELRIAHKILKNAGCLPLEMELKKEIKTTEELLSGIKDTQEKYRQIKKLNYLILKLNMMKRTSPLLEEGQYYYDKVLEKVAPPRKKDDPDRESSTL, translated from the coding sequence ATGAGCAATTTTTTCATGATTTTCGAAAAAATTGCCGAAGAGCGAATCAGAGAGGCAATGGAGAGAGGAGAGTTTGACAATCTCTCTTGTAAAGGTAAACCTGTAGAGCTTGAAAATGACAGCCATATTCCACCGGAACTTCGTATTGCTCATAAAATTCTCAAAAACGCTGGATGTCTTCCACTTGAAATGGAACTTAAGAAGGAAATTAAAACCACAGAAGAGCTTCTTTCCGGCATTAAGGACACTCAGGAAAAATATCGGCAGATTAAAAAGCTCAACTATCTTATTCTTAAGCTGAACATGATGAAACGCACGTCGCCTCTCCTTGAAGAGGGTCAATATTATTACGATAAGGTTCTCGAAAAGGTTGCTCCCCCTCGTAAAAAAGACGATCCAGATCGGGAATCCAGCACTCTCTAG
- a CDS encoding KH domain-containing protein, whose translation MAEPLNEKMKSLVEFLAKSLVEKPGEVVVESKESERTVLVELKVASEDLGRVIGKDGHTINAIRVVLQTAAASYDKKVRLDLLS comes from the coding sequence ATGGCAGAACCTTTAAACGAAAAGATGAAAAGCCTTGTTGAATTTCTGGCTAAGTCTCTTGTGGAAAAACCAGGCGAAGTAGTGGTAGAGTCAAAAGAAAGCGAAAGGACGGTTCTTGTTGAACTCAAGGTAGCATCTGAGGATCTTGGTCGAGTGATCGGAAAGGATGGCCATACGATAAATGCTATACGAGTTGTTCTGCAAACTGCTGCGGCAAGCTACGACAAAAAGGTCAGATTAGACTTATTGAGCTAA
- a CDS encoding DUF169 domain-containing protein: MLSKVSESIGFKFEPVAIVWSNEKPASAAEFKEGKWGCVMWMLARAAKGGTAVFSEKTYGCWGGGVGLGFGNQYIKFPGGIDGFCYFLSVGNAHWEPGKKVADEIKQFVSEEFLEDFLEGERYLKSPELVKDFLDNLPMIEVPSKYVIFKPLRDVNPAEETPSVVVFLASPEELSALVVLANYYRKGFENVIIPFGAGCQTIGVFPYREAASENPRAVVGLTDISARLYLKKHLGRDILSFAVPWKMFLEMEENVKGSFLERGVWGRLRGKESG, from the coding sequence ATGTTAAGCAAGGTGTCTGAGTCTATAGGATTTAAATTTGAGCCGGTTGCTATTGTTTGGTCTAATGAAAAACCGGCATCAGCGGCAGAATTTAAAGAAGGTAAATGGGGTTGCGTTATGTGGATGCTCGCTCGTGCTGCTAAAGGGGGCACGGCGGTCTTTAGCGAAAAAACCTATGGTTGCTGGGGAGGGGGCGTTGGGCTTGGCTTTGGGAATCAATATATTAAATTCCCCGGTGGTATAGACGGATTTTGTTATTTCCTTTCGGTGGGAAATGCTCATTGGGAACCAGGAAAAAAAGTGGCCGATGAGATTAAACAATTCGTTTCCGAGGAATTTCTTGAAGATTTTCTGGAAGGCGAAAGATACTTAAAATCTCCCGAACTTGTTAAAGACTTTCTCGATAATCTTCCGATGATCGAGGTGCCATCCAAGTATGTCATTTTTAAGCCTCTCAGAGACGTTAACCCAGCTGAAGAAACACCGTCTGTGGTGGTGTTCCTTGCATCTCCCGAGGAACTTTCAGCCCTCGTGGTGCTTGCCAATTACTATAGAAAAGGCTTTGAAAATGTGATTATTCCCTTTGGTGCTGGTTGTCAGACTATAGGTGTTTTCCCTTATAGAGAAGCCGCTTCTGAAAATCCTCGAGCTGTTGTTGGATTGACCGACATTTCAGCAAGACTCTACTTAAAAAAACACCTTGGTAGAGATATCCTGTCTTTTGCGGTTCCGTGGAAGATGTTTCTGGAAATGGAAGAAAATGTTAAAGGAAGCTTTTTAGAGCGTGGAGTATGGGGACGCCTGAGAGGTAAAGAATCTGGATAA
- a CDS encoding sugar phosphate isomerase/epimerase, with the protein MSVFSREERKVISILHVGMPWRFLSRYVGSLLQEGMSVEIGIGGEELDGLPRKVFAEMAKILRQKGIRYSIHGPFWDLCPGSIDPMIRNVSFVRLHQLMDVCELMKPCQVVCHTGFDPRHHREHVSEFIERSLPLWESMAKRAEHIGCSIAIENVWEENPDIHLRIIRTIDSPHLGFCLDVGHRNCFAKAPLMEWLDSLMPYLKEVHIHDNDGSEDTHFPPGTGTVDFKGLFNKLAENRLYPILTLEAHREEHFYDSVKNLVRLIPSDFLEK; encoded by the coding sequence ATGAGCGTTTTTTCTAGAGAAGAACGAAAAGTTATTTCAATTCTTCATGTTGGTATGCCCTGGAGATTTCTCTCAAGGTATGTGGGATCTCTACTACAGGAAGGGATGTCTGTTGAGATTGGTATTGGTGGCGAGGAGTTGGATGGGCTTCCCAGAAAGGTATTTGCCGAAATGGCTAAAATTCTTAGACAAAAAGGTATTCGCTACTCTATTCATGGACCCTTTTGGGATCTCTGTCCCGGCAGTATTGATCCTATGATAAGAAATGTATCCTTTGTTCGACTCCACCAGCTTATGGATGTTTGTGAACTCATGAAACCCTGCCAGGTCGTATGTCACACGGGTTTTGATCCTCGCCATCATAGGGAGCATGTCAGCGAATTTATTGAACGTTCTCTGCCTCTTTGGGAAAGTATGGCAAAGAGAGCAGAACACATTGGTTGTTCTATAGCTATTGAAAATGTCTGGGAGGAGAATCCCGATATCCACTTGAGGATAATCAGAACAATCGATTCTCCCCACTTAGGTTTTTGCCTCGATGTGGGTCATAGAAACTGCTTTGCTAAAGCGCCTCTTATGGAATGGCTCGATAGCCTCATGCCCTACTTGAAAGAAGTTCACATTCATGACAATGACGGTTCAGAAGATACTCATTTTCCCCCCGGGACTGGAACGGTAGATTTTAAGGGACTTTTCAACAAGCTCGCAGAAAACAGACTTTATCCTATTCTTACTCTGGAGGCTCATCGAGAAGAACATTTTTACGATAGCGTTAAAAATCTTGTTCGCCTGATTCCTTCGGATTTTTTAGAGAAGTAG
- a CDS encoding UPF0182 family protein has translation MVQRLKEKFGGVLLILLLIAIGYVCFHFLFMDFVIDSWWFDSLGYGKYFWQRAIYRYVIFSGATVIFFAVFFLNFWITSRVLTKPQAKPESGALEQRRIKQIVEKFRYGSLRVYTPLAMILAIILAYPMFKEWEKVLLFIFSTPSGIKDPTFSKDISFYIFSLPFYRLIEKRFAIIFIILTAATFVLYALEIRLLKRTFDRFAFPKPVRIHLSILLAGLAFIAIWHLMIIQYELVYTSSHSTFYGPGYVEMNVKLPLIWLTTIFIALGGIFLVIFFNSGKAWKQLGALLILAALSYGLLQSNFITDRVQKYIVKPNELSKELPYIKRSIQATLEAYNIRDAEIREYKPPENGGILEKTEEIKNILRNIPVWDKDLLHDVYKQLQGLRPYYDFTSVDVDRYIVGGFPQQVFIAPRELSIEKLPESAKNWVNIHMKYTHGHGVVITPAIQGGEEPITWFIRDLPPRSSYGFALNQFSIYYGQANYTYAIVPNKLGEVGYPQGEITSTESYQGTGGVPLTSILRKAVFAIYFKDRNLFFTTNTTKESRIMFRRNIVEIAQKLTPYLGLDRDPYVVVAKGKLFWIQDAYTFSNRYPNAEPFSETINYIRNSVKIVINAYDGSVNYYISDSRDPVIQAYRRAYPGFFKDISSMDEELRPHIRYPQDIFEIQMAMFARYHQTNPESFYKQDDSWRFSRTFRKGAEKTIHPYYLTLNIFDPNNTEFLLIQPFSPKGLDILRAIATVSSEGGRYGKITVLAFPKETQVYGPSQVDAIIDQDTAVSQQFTLWNQIGSEVERGNIIILPYAGSVIYIQPVYLKATTGVTIPELKRLIIAYEDMVVMAPSLESAFSQLIERIQMRQKLYQERLKRFSGEKEPTSGETEPKGQNQ, from the coding sequence ATGGTTCAACGGCTCAAAGAAAAGTTTGGCGGGGTTTTACTTATTTTGCTGTTAATCGCTATCGGATATGTTTGTTTCCATTTTCTGTTCATGGACTTTGTTATAGATTCCTGGTGGTTTGACTCTTTAGGCTACGGCAAATACTTCTGGCAGAGAGCAATTTATCGATACGTTATATTTTCAGGAGCTACAGTTATCTTTTTCGCAGTCTTTTTTCTTAATTTCTGGATTACATCACGAGTTCTCACTAAACCACAGGCAAAACCGGAATCCGGTGCGTTAGAACAACGTCGAATAAAGCAAATTGTCGAAAAATTCCGCTATGGGTCTTTAAGAGTTTACACTCCTCTTGCCATGATTCTGGCTATAATCCTTGCCTACCCTATGTTCAAGGAATGGGAAAAGGTTCTTCTCTTTATTTTCTCAACCCCGTCCGGCATAAAGGATCCAACTTTCTCAAAGGACATAAGCTTTTATATCTTTTCGCTTCCTTTTTATCGTTTGATAGAAAAACGATTTGCCATCATTTTTATCATACTTACTGCTGCAACTTTTGTTCTCTATGCCTTAGAAATAAGGCTTCTTAAAAGAACCTTCGATCGTTTTGCTTTTCCAAAACCGGTTCGAATTCACTTGAGTATTTTGCTTGCAGGCCTGGCTTTCATAGCGATATGGCATCTCATGATAATCCAGTATGAACTTGTTTACACCAGCAGTCATTCGACTTTTTATGGCCCAGGTTACGTAGAAATGAACGTTAAGCTACCTCTAATATGGCTAACAACTATATTTATAGCTTTAGGGGGTATATTCCTTGTTATATTCTTTAACTCAGGAAAAGCATGGAAGCAACTTGGAGCCTTGCTCATTCTGGCGGCCTTATCCTATGGATTGTTGCAATCGAACTTTATAACTGACAGAGTTCAAAAGTATATCGTAAAACCGAATGAACTTTCCAAGGAACTCCCCTACATTAAACGCTCTATTCAAGCAACCTTGGAAGCCTACAATATTCGAGATGCAGAGATACGAGAATATAAACCTCCTGAAAATGGAGGGATACTAGAAAAAACAGAAGAGATAAAAAACATCCTGCGTAACATTCCCGTTTGGGATAAAGACCTTCTCCACGACGTTTACAAACAACTTCAGGGCTTAAGGCCTTACTACGACTTTACCAGCGTAGATGTTGATCGATACATCGTTGGTGGATTTCCTCAGCAGGTCTTCATCGCCCCGAGAGAACTCTCAATAGAAAAACTTCCTGAAAGCGCAAAAAACTGGGTTAACATTCACATGAAATATACTCACGGCCATGGAGTTGTTATCACTCCAGCCATTCAAGGCGGAGAAGAACCAATAACATGGTTCATAAGAGACCTTCCGCCCAGATCATCCTATGGATTTGCTTTGAATCAGTTCTCCATATATTACGGACAAGCAAACTATACCTATGCAATCGTTCCAAATAAACTCGGCGAAGTCGGCTATCCTCAAGGAGAAATTACCTCAACAGAAAGTTATCAAGGCACAGGGGGAGTGCCCCTAACATCAATTTTGAGAAAAGCTGTATTTGCCATTTATTTCAAAGATCGCAACCTATTCTTCACTACAAACACCACAAAAGAATCACGAATAATGTTCAGGCGAAACATCGTAGAAATTGCCCAAAAACTTACTCCATATCTTGGACTTGATAGAGACCCCTATGTAGTTGTTGCCAAAGGTAAGTTGTTCTGGATCCAGGATGCTTACACCTTTTCTAACCGTTATCCAAATGCGGAACCCTTTAGTGAAACGATAAATTACATTCGAAACAGCGTAAAAATAGTAATTAATGCCTACGATGGTTCTGTAAATTATTACATCTCTGATTCTAGAGATCCTGTTATTCAGGCATACCGTAGAGCCTATCCGGGGTTTTTCAAAGACATTTCTTCAATGGATGAAGAATTACGCCCCCATATCAGATACCCTCAGGATATATTTGAGATTCAAATGGCTATGTTTGCCCGCTATCATCAAACCAACCCGGAAAGTTTTTATAAGCAGGATGACTCATGGCGTTTTTCCAGAACTTTTAGAAAAGGTGCAGAAAAAACAATCCACCCCTATTACCTTACGCTAAATATCTTCGATCCAAACAATACGGAATTCCTGCTCATCCAACCCTTTAGCCCCAAAGGTCTGGATATTCTGAGAGCAATTGCAACTGTATCTTCTGAGGGCGGACGTTATGGGAAAATAACAGTTCTGGCATTCCCGAAAGAAACTCAAGTTTATGGTCCCTCTCAGGTTGACGCTATTATTGATCAAGATACGGCTGTTTCTCAGCAATTTACTCTCTGGAACCAGATTGGATCCGAAGTTGAGCGAGGAAACATTATCATATTGCCCTATGCGGGATCTGTCATTTACATTCAGCCGGTTTATCTAAAAGCCACAACAGGGGTAACAATTCCAGAATTAAAACGCCTCATTATTGCATATGAAGACATGGTAGTGATGGCTCCATCGCTAGAAAGTGCATTCTCCCAGCTTATAGAACGCATTCAAATGCGGCAGAAACTCTATCAGGAGAGACTCAAGCGGTTCTCCGGAGAAAAAGAGCCAACATCTGGAGAAACTGAACCAAAGGGACAAAATCAGTAA
- a CDS encoding MTH1187 family thiamine-binding protein: MAIVEVSIVPLGTSDTSLSNYVAKVLEVVEESGLQYELTPMGTILTGSLGEIFPVISRMHERCFEEGVRRVLTLIKIDDRRDKMVKPQDKVFSVRAKLEKRGE, translated from the coding sequence ATGGCGATTGTTGAGGTAAGTATTGTTCCTTTAGGAACATCTGATACAAGTCTAAGTAACTATGTAGCAAAGGTTCTTGAAGTGGTTGAGGAAAGCGGTCTTCAGTATGAACTTACCCCCATGGGGACAATATTGACCGGATCGTTAGGTGAGATTTTTCCAGTAATTTCCAGGATGCACGAACGATGTTTTGAAGAAGGAGTTCGTAGAGTTTTAACACTTATAAAAATTGATGACCGCAGAGATAAAATGGTTAAGCCTCAGGATAAAGTATTCTCCGTTAGAGCAAAGCTTGAGAAAAGAGGGGAGTAA
- a CDS encoding ATP-binding protein, producing MIGNHPELPAKDTRAFIDPEKLPFRSTAEISDKAGGVIGQERAIDAILFGIGIKEDGYNIFVAGAPKTGLTYIAKTFLEEQAKKEPTPPDWCYVYNFKEPDKPKAIKLASGKGKELKKDIQDLITTLQQKIPEVFDSDDYRSKESELQQQFEEKRREIIENLSETAREEGFILQFSQVGMMIIPARPDGQPMSQEDIAHLTDEERKHLRAKSEELQEKMKEAIRKIRELESKFREKRGKLDREIAMFVVGQLVEVLLEKYHDEKDVIEHLKAMQEDIVENIDDFKKKSEEGQPPQISPFTMPYRNGVMKRYDVNVFIDNSELKGAPVVIESNPAYPNLFGTIERQAWFGALFTDFTMIKPGALHKANGGYLVMKALDLLKWYISWEALKRALKDKVIRIEDLGELYGIFSTRTIRPEPIPLNVKIILTGDPWLYELLYIYDDKFQKLFKVKAHLDTSMDNNGSNLMQCARMLANFCESNNYRHLDSTGFARLLEYSMEKAEDKEKLSLEVGDISDLVREANYFASLDGSELIRREHVQKAIDKRIYRSNLIEEKVREMVEKDIFWVETDGYKVGQVNGLSILMTGDYEFGKPNRITATVSIGREGVIAIERESRLSGPIHTKGVMILTNFLKERFAQNKPISLTASLCFEQSYGMVEGDSASSAELYALLSAISGVPVYQGIAVTGSVSQKGEIQPVGGVTKKIEAFFHICKAKGLNGKQGVIIPEKNVRNLMLKEEVVEAIDKGLFHIWPISRIEEGIEILTGMKAGALLPDGTYEEGSFFRKVDDRLREMIEIVRKFGKEEESQKGESREDTSGCSGCGA from the coding sequence ATGATAGGTAACCATCCTGAATTGCCTGCAAAGGACACTCGAGCTTTTATAGATCCTGAAAAGCTTCCTTTTCGAAGCACAGCGGAGATAAGTGATAAGGCTGGAGGTGTCATCGGACAGGAAAGAGCTATAGATGCTATTCTTTTCGGCATAGGCATAAAAGAAGATGGCTACAATATCTTTGTGGCCGGTGCACCCAAAACGGGTCTTACTTACATAGCTAAAACCTTTTTGGAAGAGCAGGCAAAAAAGGAACCTACACCACCCGATTGGTGTTATGTTTATAACTTTAAGGAGCCCGATAAACCCAAGGCTATTAAGCTGGCATCGGGTAAGGGAAAGGAACTAAAAAAGGATATCCAGGATCTTATAACTACTCTCCAGCAAAAAATCCCGGAAGTTTTCGATAGCGATGATTACAGATCAAAGGAGAGCGAGCTTCAGCAACAGTTTGAAGAAAAAAGGCGAGAAATTATTGAAAATCTTTCAGAAACCGCCAGAGAAGAAGGTTTCATCCTGCAATTTTCCCAGGTTGGCATGATGATTATTCCAGCTCGCCCTGACGGTCAACCGATGAGTCAGGAGGACATAGCTCATCTTACGGATGAAGAAAGAAAGCATCTACGAGCCAAAAGCGAAGAGCTTCAGGAGAAAATGAAAGAAGCTATCCGCAAAATCCGAGAACTGGAGAGCAAGTTCAGGGAAAAGCGGGGCAAACTCGATAGAGAAATCGCCATGTTTGTCGTGGGACAGCTTGTGGAAGTTCTTCTTGAAAAATATCACGACGAAAAAGATGTAATTGAACACCTTAAGGCAATGCAGGAAGATATTGTAGAAAATATCGATGATTTCAAAAAGAAATCCGAAGAAGGACAGCCGCCTCAGATCTCACCCTTTACTATGCCTTACCGAAATGGGGTGATGAAACGATACGATGTCAATGTTTTTATAGACAATTCGGAACTTAAGGGGGCACCCGTAGTTATAGAATCAAATCCGGCTTATCCCAATTTATTTGGCACGATTGAGCGACAGGCTTGGTTTGGAGCTCTGTTTACCGATTTCACCATGATTAAACCGGGAGCTCTTCATAAAGCCAATGGTGGTTACCTGGTTATGAAGGCTCTCGATCTTTTGAAATGGTATATCTCCTGGGAAGCTCTTAAACGAGCCTTGAAAGATAAGGTTATTCGGATCGAGGACCTGGGTGAACTCTATGGAATTTTCAGCACTCGCACCATTCGCCCCGAGCCTATACCTCTTAACGTTAAGATTATTTTGACAGGTGACCCGTGGCTTTACGAGTTGCTCTATATTTACGACGATAAGTTCCAGAAGCTCTTTAAAGTCAAAGCGCACCTTGACACATCAATGGATAACAATGGATCTAACTTAATGCAGTGTGCCAGGATGCTGGCTAATTTTTGCGAATCCAACAATTATCGTCACCTTGACAGCACAGGTTTTGCTCGCCTCCTGGAATACAGTATGGAAAAGGCTGAAGACAAAGAGAAACTTTCTCTTGAAGTGGGAGACATTAGTGACCTCGTTCGGGAAGCCAATTATTTCGCCAGCTTGGACGGCTCGGAATTAATAAGAAGAGAACATGTTCAAAAGGCAATCGACAAGCGAATCTACAGATCGAATCTCATCGAAGAAAAAGTCCGGGAAATGGTTGAAAAGGATATTTTCTGGGTTGAAACCGACGGTTACAAGGTTGGTCAAGTTAATGGACTTTCTATTCTTATGACTGGGGATTACGAATTTGGAAAACCTAACAGGATTACCGCCACAGTGTCCATCGGAAGAGAAGGGGTTATTGCGATAGAGCGAGAGTCAAGGCTGAGTGGACCTATACATACCAAAGGTGTAATGATTCTTACTAATTTCCTTAAAGAAAGGTTTGCCCAGAATAAACCTATCTCACTAACCGCAAGTTTGTGTTTCGAACAAAGTTATGGGATGGTTGAAGGAGACAGTGCTTCAAGCGCTGAGTTATACGCACTCCTTAGCGCAATATCCGGAGTGCCAGTTTATCAGGGGATTGCTGTAACCGGTTCGGTTAGCCAGAAGGGTGAAATTCAACCTGTTGGGGGAGTTACAAAGAAAATCGAAGCCTTCTTCCACATCTGTAAAGCTAAGGGACTTAATGGGAAGCAGGGTGTTATTATCCCCGAGAAAAACGTGCGAAATCTGATGTTGAAGGAAGAAGTGGTAGAAGCAATAGATAAGGGCCTGTTCCACATATGGCCTATAAGTAGAATTGAGGAAGGAATTGAAATTTTGACGGGGATGAAAGCGGGGGCGCTACTACCCGACGGCACATACGAAGAAGGATCGTTTTTCAGGAAGGTAGATGATCGACTTAGAGAAATGATAGAAATCGTTCGGAAATTTGGCAAAGAAGAAGAAAGCCAGAAAGGGGAATCCAGAGAAGACACTTCTGGATGCAGTGGATGTGGAGCTTAA